The window CGATGCCTTCGCCGATCATCGCCCCGTAGAACACCATGCGGCCGTGCTTCTCGGACCGGATGCAGCGCGCCATCATCGGCGACTGCGTGGCGTGGAAGCCCGAGATGGCGCCGCAGGCGATGGTGATGAACATCAACGGCCAGATCGGCAGGTTCTTCGGATGAGTATTTGTGAGCGACAGCCCGTCCGACAGCAGGTCGTGGTGCGGCGAAATGACCAGCGCGATCGTGAGGCCGATCGACATGAAGAGGAGCAGCGCGCCGAAGAACGGATAGAGGCGGCCGATCAGCTTGTCGATTGGCAGGATGGTAGCGCAGAAATAGTAGCCGAAGATGATGACCACCCAGGCCCACAGCGGCATGCCGGTCATTTTGGCCAGCAGCATCCCGGGGCCGGTGACGAAGACGACGCCGACCAGGACGAGCAGGATGACCGAGAAGTAGTTCATGAACTGGCGCCAGAAAGCGCCGAGCTCGTAGCCCACCACGTTGGGAATGCTCTCGCCGTTGTGGCGCATCGACAGCATGCCGGAAAAATAGTCATGCACCGCGCCGGCGAAGATGGAGCCGGCGACGATCCACAGCAATGCCGACGGGCCGTAGAGCGCGCCCAGGATCGGGCCGAACACCGGGCCGAGGCCGGCGATGTTCAGAAGCTGAATCAGGTAGATCTTCTTGGTCGACATCGGCACGTAGTCGACGCCGTCGGCCATCGCCACCGCCGGCGCCACGCGGTTCGGATCGGAGCCGAAGACGCGGTCAACGAACGACCCGTAGATGACGTACCCCAAAATCAACAAGCCGACGCAGATCAGAAACAACAACATCGGACGCCTCCTTGGCAAACCCCCTCTATGCGGGTTGACGGAACCCGTTATGCCGGCAGCCTAGTCGGCGTCTTCACTTATTAAAGGGGGCTCCGGGCTGGCGGTCGAAGGCGGGGCCCGAACGGTCGCCCTTTCTTCGCGAGCGGCTCGCAACATTCCCGCGACTCACAAAAACGCGCCGGTCCCGAAGGCCTGGTCGTCGCGCCGGCGGATCAGTTCAACAACCCAGTCACGCGCGGCAGCCAGAGGGCGAGGCCGGGAAAGGCGAGGACCAGGGTTATGCCAAGCACTTGGAGCAGCACGAAGGGCACGATGCCGCGATAGAGGTGCGTCATGTCGAGCGGGGCCGGCAGGATGCCGCGCATGCAAAACAGCGTGAAGCCGAAGGGCGGCGTCAGGAACGAGGTTTGCAGGTTGACCGCCAGCAGGATGACGAACCAACTCAGGAAGACGAAGGGCCCGCCCGGGCCGACGTGGGCCGAGAAGTCGAGGCCCTGGAACAGCGGCCCGAATACGGGAAGCATGATCAGGCTGATCTCGATCCAGTCGTCCGGCCTTTGGCCGTGGATTTTCTTGGGAATCCGCCCTGGTCCCTCTCCCCCTTCCCCGCACGCGGGTCGCATGCTCCGCGGATGCGCGTCTCCCTTGACAGGAAACGCCGAACGAGTATTTTAAGTTGTGAAAAACTACTGTCAATCATCTCTCAAAGTATGAAAAACCTGTTGGATCAAAGCCGTACCGACGGTTCCGCGACCCACCAATCGCTCGGACGCGGCCTGCGCATCCTCGAGGCGGTATCCGCGCGCGGCGGCGTCAGCAGCCTGGTCGACATCTCCCGGCGGACCGGGCTGCACCGTTCGACCACCCATCACCTTCTGCAAGCCCTCGTCGGCATGGGCTACCTGCACCAGGATCCGTCGTCGCGCGGCTACGAGCCGGCGGCCCGGCTGTTCCGCCTGACGGGGCGCACCTGGACGCCCGAGCAGCTGGGCGAGATCGCCCAGCCCTATGTCGCCGAGCTGACCCGGCGCAGCGAGGAGGGATCGAGCCTCGCCGCCTACCACGACGGCGGCATCACCATCGTCGCCAAGCGCGACCCCGACAGTCCGGTGCGGGTGGTGCAGGATCTCGGCACCCGGCGCGCCATCCATGCCACGGCGGTGGGAAAGGCGATCTTGGCCTGGCTGCCGGCGCCGGAGCAGGCCGGCTATCTGAAGGGCGCTCCGTTCGAGCGGTTCACGCCGCGCACCCTCATCGAGCGGGCGGCGCTGGAGGCCGATATCAAGCGTATCCGCGCCACCGGCTGC of the Shumkonia mesophila genome contains:
- a CDS encoding carbon starvation CstA family protein, whose translation is MLLFLICVGLLILGYVIYGSFVDRVFGSDPNRVAPAVAMADGVDYVPMSTKKIYLIQLLNIAGLGPVFGPILGALYGPSALLWIVAGSIFAGAVHDYFSGMLSMRHNGESIPNVVGYELGAFWRQFMNYFSVILLVLVGVVFVTGPGMLLAKMTGMPLWAWVVIIFGYYFCATILPIDKLIGRLYPFFGALLLFMSIGLTIALVISPHHDLLSDGLSLTNTHPKNLPIWPLMFITIACGAISGFHATQSPMMARCIRSEKHGRMVFYGAMIGEGIVGLIWCTLGLSFYNGAPELAAAIAKGSPSGVVMDISNTLLGGGVGSILAILGVVVLPITSGDTAFRSARLTVAEYIKLPQGPVAKRLMVAVPLFVIGAILSQADFAVIWRYFGWANQTLAAIVLWAGAAYLIKAGKLHWICTVPATFMTAVTFTYIAAEKIGFSLPYTWANAIGIGAAVIALVAFFVVFHKPTLKEVGAE
- a CDS encoding TRAP transporter large permease subunit, whose protein sequence is MRPACGEGGEGPGRIPKKIHGQRPDDWIEISLIMLPVFGPLFQGLDFSAHVGPGGPFVFLSWFVILLAVNLQTSFLTPPFGFTLFCMRGILPAPLDMTHLYRGIVPFVLLQVLGITLVLAFPGLALWLPRVTGLLN
- a CDS encoding IclR family transcriptional regulator — its product is MDQSRTDGSATHQSLGRGLRILEAVSARGGVSSLVDISRRTGLHRSTTHHLLQALVGMGYLHQDPSSRGYEPAARLFRLTGRTWTPEQLGEIAQPYVAELTRRSEEGSSLAAYHDGGITIVAKRDPDSPVRVVQDLGTRRAIHATAVGKAILAWLPAPEQAGYLKGAPFERFTPRTLIERAALEADIKRIRATGCAIDDEEHIEGIRCVAAPVFGYSGHVVASLCALGPKSRMTRRKLRDLRAPLFALAHALSERLGWEPGEGVD